A stretch of the uncultured Desulfobacter sp. genome encodes the following:
- a CDS encoding sirohydrochlorin cobaltochelatase, with protein sequence MMHQHGYIGRKMRLPKLKEQPAIVIAAFGSSSRGQDAMDRVQAQLAEQFADYDIYWAYTSEIIRRKKGLPSLLEILGRVEADGYRKAVVQPLHVFPGTEYQQVRESSLYFPGLRVVMGETLCHRWAFVEQVLDEVSNDFLTGEKEINLLALHGTPLAADPVNMVYMGIDHLVSGLYDNVYTATVEGIPNINSVAGLISKNHTQKDFTRIRLIPMMFLAGIHVEDDLMGPEDSWRCMFEDMGMAVDCPTISIGDSEYFKGLAFRKECVRFFCQRLERALKIMRCY encoded by the coding sequence ATGATGCATCAACATGGTTACATAGGCCGGAAAATGCGCCTGCCAAAACTTAAAGAACAACCGGCAATTGTCATTGCGGCATTTGGGTCATCATCCCGGGGCCAGGACGCCATGGACAGGGTCCAGGCGCAGCTGGCCGAACAATTTGCCGATTACGACATATACTGGGCCTATACCTCGGAGATCATCCGCAGAAAAAAAGGGCTGCCAAGCCTTTTGGAAATATTGGGAAGGGTGGAGGCCGACGGATACCGAAAAGCGGTTGTGCAACCGCTGCATGTCTTTCCGGGGACGGAATATCAGCAGGTCAGAGAGTCTTCTTTATACTTTCCGGGGCTGCGGGTGGTCATGGGCGAAACACTCTGCCATCGATGGGCGTTTGTTGAACAGGTGCTTGACGAGGTGTCAAATGATTTTTTGACCGGGGAGAAGGAAATTAATCTGCTGGCCCTGCACGGCACGCCTCTGGCGGCAGATCCGGTGAATATGGTTTATATGGGCATCGACCATCTTGTGTCCGGGCTTTATGACAATGTGTATACAGCCACGGTCGAAGGCATCCCCAATATCAACAGTGTTGCCGGGCTAATCAGCAAGAACCACACCCAAAAAGATTTTACCCGCATCCGTCTGATTCCAATGATGTTTTTGGCCGGCATCCATGTGGAAGACGATCTGATGGGCCCAGAAGACAGTTGGCGCTGCATGTTTGAAGATATGGGCATGGCGGTGGACTGCCCCACAATCTCTATCGGCGACAGTGAATATTTTAAGGGCCTGGCATTCCGGAAAGAATGTGTCCGTTTTTTTTGTCAACGGTTGGAACGTGCGTTGAAGATTATGCGCTGTTATTAA
- a CDS encoding cobaltochelatase subunit CobN gives MKSINRLGLLLFAATLLFPSASPCAPDKLTILFVVSTRDSIMTARVIRELSAMPGIGEKCRFRFYTDKEIRNDRVGTEEVNSADIIFVDFMKREMDAFLSATLENKTIKIYSLRCSYLADKLKKKGFIPHLATEAYFQPPTVGNLKNMVLMALCDNGIKTAYDKPFVLPDEGLFHPDAPNLFANFNDYLNWYKKQGRYNDKGFWVGIHTFRTSVVKENGKLEAGIISALEKRGINVLPAFGKPPYHKSLQSCFLDPNGKSRVDGLVGFSFRFLRGFPEETTRILSQINAPVFIPLEAHGITINQWEKSDQGISTLRTAWQVCIPEENGGIEPTVVGGKTAVRLKGMADILYDRVPIPGQVEHLVKRIQAWHHLKITPNCDKKVAMLYWNHPPGKQNIGGSYMNCFRSIARIVSTLKAQGYAIADDDLTEAIVKKRILLGGRNVGSWAPGELSKLIANHSVITIPLSQYKTWFAQLPERFKQHVSAQWGPAESTDIMMANNAFIIPCIRLGHLWLMPQPSRGFGEDPEKLYHDPKLYPHHQYIAFYMWLTKEFKADAIISLGKHGTHEWLPGKQVGLSIMDPPDILLQDIPNIYPYIVDNVGEGIQAKRRGRGVVIDHLIPPLKKGGTYMEYRKLTAVIDAYHIALETDEMLAQEKLKSVESLIKKLGLHNDLDLKTYDAETIETVEHYILELQETMIPYGLHTFGVSPEGEALLSLTDAVCDASPEIEPTDMRTQLRACGENELTSLLKALNGGYIAPAEGNDPIRNPDAVPTGKNFFGFNIDKVPSKEAWDMGKKLADDIIAAYREKHGCYPDKLGLILWSTELQRNEGASVAAVLYLLGVSPVWDKKNQVVDIVPIPGRLLNRPRIDVLVQSSGLFRDSYAKLIKLMDRAVDMASKLKDVENFVAVHNQAIEAALIENGYSPKEAKDLSRVRVFAPMPGAYSHAMQELIPNSGVWENEKEISDVFIHHYAYAYGNNIWGKSLKSAYLSNLKDVKMAMHTTSSNVYNLLDNDDVFAFLGGLSLAVKQQTGRFPETIVADMKDGKTVTLNDLPKAIGKALRTRYLNPKWIEGMKKQGYSGAKAMDEFVENLWGFQVTSPWAVDGNYWEQIHDVYVQDKYGQNLKKFFDKNNPWAIQSITARMIEADRKKYWQAPEEMKKNIARAFAVNVIEKGVACCEHTCNNPMFQQYVTNYLSLAGLLTPKQMAAFKMALAKASGKSLEKRIAEYQKARQGLEKVIKEIQQPENPRADTKEKNIEGFEMVEEKAKETTVTSSGSAWQVMVIAAGVLVLLVAGYRLNRV, from the coding sequence ATGAAATCGATTAATAGGCTTGGCCTGCTTCTTTTTGCTGCAACGTTGTTGTTCCCATCCGCATCCCCCTGTGCCCCGGACAAGCTGACCATTCTTTTTGTCGTCAGTACCCGAGACAGTATCATGACCGCCCGGGTCATTAGGGAATTATCCGCCATGCCCGGCATTGGCGAAAAATGCCGTTTCAGGTTCTACACGGACAAAGAGATTCGCAATGACCGGGTTGGAACAGAAGAGGTCAACAGCGCCGACATCATTTTCGTCGATTTCATGAAGCGGGAGATGGATGCGTTTTTATCTGCAACCCTGGAAAATAAAACCATAAAAATCTACAGTCTTCGCTGCAGTTATCTGGCCGATAAATTAAAGAAAAAAGGATTTATTCCGCATCTTGCCACTGAAGCCTATTTCCAGCCGCCCACTGTGGGGAATTTAAAAAATATGGTTTTGATGGCGCTTTGCGACAATGGGATTAAAACGGCTTATGACAAACCCTTTGTCCTGCCGGATGAAGGACTCTTTCATCCGGATGCTCCGAATCTGTTTGCAAATTTTAACGATTATTTGAACTGGTACAAAAAACAGGGCAGATATAACGATAAAGGGTTCTGGGTGGGGATTCATACGTTCCGAACCTCGGTGGTCAAAGAGAACGGTAAACTTGAAGCCGGCATCATTTCAGCCCTTGAAAAAAGAGGTATCAATGTACTGCCGGCATTTGGAAAACCGCCTTATCATAAATCCCTTCAGTCTTGTTTTTTGGACCCGAACGGAAAATCCCGTGTGGATGGGCTCGTTGGGTTTTCCTTCCGGTTTCTAAGGGGCTTTCCTGAAGAAACCACCCGGATTTTATCCCAAATTAATGCGCCGGTATTTATCCCCTTGGAAGCCCACGGCATCACCATAAACCAGTGGGAAAAATCAGACCAAGGCATTTCCACGCTTCGCACCGCCTGGCAGGTCTGCATACCCGAAGAAAACGGCGGGATTGAACCCACGGTGGTGGGCGGCAAGACCGCTGTGCGGCTCAAGGGTATGGCCGATATTCTGTACGACAGGGTGCCCATACCCGGGCAGGTTGAGCATCTGGTCAAACGAATCCAGGCCTGGCATCATCTGAAAATAACACCTAACTGCGACAAAAAGGTCGCCATGCTTTACTGGAACCACCCGCCGGGCAAGCAGAATATCGGAGGCAGTTACATGAACTGCTTCAGATCCATTGCCCGGATCGTTTCAACGCTTAAAGCCCAAGGGTATGCCATTGCAGATGATGATCTCACCGAAGCGATTGTTAAAAAACGAATCCTTTTAGGCGGCAGAAACGTGGGGTCATGGGCTCCGGGAGAGCTTTCCAAGCTTATTGCCAACCATAGCGTGATAACGATCCCTTTGTCGCAGTATAAAACATGGTTTGCCCAGCTGCCTGAAAGGTTTAAACAGCATGTGTCGGCACAGTGGGGGCCTGCCGAATCCACGGATATCATGATGGCAAACAACGCATTCATCATTCCGTGCATCCGTTTGGGGCATCTGTGGCTCATGCCCCAGCCTTCCAGGGGATTTGGGGAGGATCCGGAAAAATTATATCACGATCCAAAACTGTATCCCCATCATCAGTACATCGCCTTTTACATGTGGCTGACAAAAGAGTTCAAGGCCGATGCAATTATCAGCCTTGGCAAGCACGGCACCCACGAGTGGCTGCCCGGCAAACAGGTGGGGCTTTCCATCATGGACCCGCCCGACATACTGCTCCAGGATATTCCCAATATCTACCCCTATATTGTGGATAATGTGGGTGAAGGGATCCAGGCCAAACGACGGGGCAGGGGCGTTGTCATCGACCATTTGATTCCACCCCTTAAAAAAGGCGGAACCTATATGGAATACCGCAAATTGACAGCAGTGATCGATGCATATCACATTGCCCTTGAAACCGATGAGATGCTTGCCCAAGAAAAGCTGAAAAGCGTTGAATCTCTGATTAAAAAGCTGGGGCTCCATAATGACCTGGATCTCAAAACCTACGACGCCGAAACCATTGAAACCGTTGAGCACTATATTCTTGAGCTTCAGGAAACTATGATTCCCTATGGTCTTCATACCTTTGGCGTCTCTCCCGAGGGCGAGGCGCTTTTGTCACTGACAGATGCCGTCTGTGACGCAAGCCCGGAAATAGAGCCGACTGATATGAGAACACAGCTTCGCGCCTGTGGGGAAAATGAGTTAACCTCCCTTCTCAAGGCCCTGAACGGCGGTTACATTGCCCCGGCCGAAGGCAATGATCCCATCCGAAATCCCGATGCCGTACCCACGGGGAAAAATTTTTTCGGATTTAACATTGATAAAGTCCCATCAAAGGAAGCCTGGGACATGGGCAAAAAACTGGCCGACGACATAATTGCCGCCTACCGGGAAAAGCATGGATGTTATCCGGACAAGCTGGGGTTGATTCTCTGGAGCACGGAACTGCAAAGAAACGAAGGGGCAAGTGTGGCTGCTGTCCTGTATCTTTTAGGCGTATCACCGGTGTGGGACAAAAAGAATCAGGTGGTGGACATTGTTCCCATACCTGGCCGACTGTTGAACCGGCCCCGGATTGATGTGCTGGTCCAGTCTTCAGGCCTCTTTAGGGACAGTTACGCAAAATTGATCAAGCTCATGGACCGGGCTGTGGACATGGCATCCAAACTCAAGGATGTGGAAAATTTTGTGGCCGTTCACAATCAGGCCATTGAAGCCGCCTTGATCGAAAATGGATATTCTCCTAAGGAAGCCAAGGATTTAAGCCGGGTTAGGGTGTTTGCACCCATGCCAGGGGCCTATTCCCATGCCATGCAGGAACTGATTCCCAACAGCGGGGTATGGGAAAATGAAAAGGAGATCTCCGATGTTTTTATTCACCATTATGCGTATGCCTATGGCAACAACATTTGGGGCAAATCCTTGAAAAGCGCCTATCTGTCCAATCTTAAAGATGTGAAAATGGCCATGCATACCACCTCTTCCAATGTTTATAATCTTCTGGACAATGACGATGTATTTGCCTTTTTAGGCGGGCTTTCCCTGGCGGTGAAGCAGCAGACAGGCCGCTTTCCCGAAACCATTGTGGCGGATATGAAAGATGGAAAAACCGTAACACTTAACGATCTGCCCAAGGCCATAGGCAAGGCGCTGAGGACCCGGTACCTAAACCCCAAATGGATTGAAGGCATGAAAAAGCAAGGATATTCAGGCGCCAAGGCCATGGACGAATTTGTGGAGAACCTGTGGGGATTTCAAGTCACCTCTCCCTGGGCCGTGGACGGCAATTATTGGGAGCAGATTCATGACGTCTATGTCCAGGACAAATACGGCCAAAACCTCAAGAAATTTTTTGATAAAAACAACCCTTGGGCAATCCAGTCCATCACGGCGCGTATGATTGAAGCTGACCGGAAAAAATACTGGCAAGCACCCGAAGAGATGAAAAAAAATATTGCCCGGGCCTTTGCCGTCAACGTGATTGAAAAAGGGGTGGCCTGCTGTGAGCATACCTGCAACAATCCTATGTTTCAGCAATATGTCACAAACTATCTCTCCCTGGCCGGCCTTTTAACCCCCAAACAGATGGCCGCTTTTAAAATGGCCCTGGCCAAGGCTTCAGGAAAGTCCCTGGAAAAAAGAATCGCCGAATACCAGAAAGCCCGGCAGGGCCTTGAAAAGGTGATCAAAGAAATTCAGCAACCAGAGAATCCCCGGGCCGACACCAAAGAGAAAAATATCGAAGGATTTGAAATGGTGGAAGAAAAGGCAAAAGAAACCACTGTGACCTCTTCGGGTTCAGCCTGGCAGGTCATGGTGATTGCCGCCGGAGTCCTGGTGCTTTTGGTTGCAGGGTATAGATTGAATCGTGTTTGA
- a CDS encoding DUF2162 family putative transporter — MLKQLWISGIIGAFLVFGIKIGVGLGARINHPYIPASKKWIFAGGAIAAYLFLFFCMHVLVTGCTLFDYLDRISKAVQYGMVVHFALAMGLFVWGVALLGSQPRHWHASLGPGFLLVFPCPVCATVILLNLSLAFSLFSMAPAVTTLVLFTCFTACILLTLALITLFRNHITSMDDFLGLSMVLIALYFVLTVLIAPIYPEIKAAYQMAKSNNPVGQFAPTPFLILTGSAVALGILGFYRSYFYKA; from the coding sequence ATGCTCAAGCAATTATGGATCAGCGGAATCATTGGGGCGTTTCTGGTTTTCGGCATCAAAATCGGGGTGGGGCTGGGGGCACGGATAAACCATCCGTACATCCCAGCGTCAAAAAAATGGATATTTGCGGGAGGCGCTATTGCAGCGTATCTGTTTTTATTTTTTTGTATGCATGTCCTGGTCACAGGGTGTACCCTGTTTGATTATTTGGATCGTATCTCAAAAGCCGTTCAATACGGTATGGTTGTTCATTTCGCACTGGCGATGGGCTTGTTTGTCTGGGGTGTGGCCCTGCTTGGTTCTCAGCCGCGTCACTGGCATGCCTCTTTAGGCCCGGGCTTTTTGTTGGTGTTTCCCTGCCCGGTTTGTGCCACAGTGATCCTTCTCAATTTGTCCCTGGCGTTTTCGCTTTTTTCCATGGCTCCGGCCGTCACAACCTTGGTGCTGTTTACATGCTTTACGGCATGTATCCTTCTGACTTTGGCCTTGATCACTTTGTTCCGAAACCATATCACTTCCATGGACGATTTTTTGGGCCTTTCCATGGTACTGATCGCACTCTATTTTGTACTAACCGTTCTCATAGCCCCGATTTATCCTGAAATCAAGGCAGCCTATCAAATGGCCAAGTCCAATAATCCTGTGGGGCAATTTGCACCGACCCCATTCTTGATATTGACCGGCAGTGCTGTTGCCCTGGGTATATTAGGGTTTTACCGGTCCTATTTTTATAAGGCATAA
- a CDS encoding MotA/TolQ/ExbB proton channel family protein, whose product MNLFAVFQTILYTISTALLVPVAALLIILCLWLFIYTGGFFGEWIKRRQKRSKKPLSAFLEEISRAGTLPKEVQSMLPAHITAYVRDLESIVKQPGILKAEKIEDLNQKKQHALLKNVDKIRVVVRIGPSLGLMGTLIPMGTGLSGLTQGDMAQLSSSLILAFTTTVVGIALGLSSYFFTVVKELWMLEDMRRINLITEAMANGLSKETAPTDTP is encoded by the coding sequence ATGAATCTTTTCGCTGTATTCCAAACTATTTTATACACGATCTCAACGGCATTGCTGGTACCGGTTGCGGCCTTGCTGATTATTCTGTGCCTGTGGTTGTTTATCTATACCGGTGGTTTTTTCGGTGAATGGATTAAGCGCAGGCAAAAACGATCAAAAAAGCCCTTGTCCGCATTCCTTGAAGAGATCAGCCGGGCAGGAACCTTGCCAAAAGAGGTCCAGTCCATGCTGCCGGCCCATATCACAGCATATGTCCGGGACCTGGAAAGCATCGTAAAACAGCCGGGAATTTTGAAGGCTGAAAAGATTGAAGATTTGAACCAGAAAAAACAACACGCGCTTTTAAAAAATGTAGATAAAATTCGCGTTGTTGTGCGTATCGGGCCCAGCCTAGGCTTGATGGGCACTTTGATTCCCATGGGCACGGGGCTTTCCGGCCTGACCCAGGGCGATATGGCACAGCTTTCCTCCAGCCTGATTTTGGCGTTCACCACCACGGTGGTGGGCATTGCCTTAGGTCTCAGCAGTTATTTTTTTACCGTGGTCAAGGAGCTGTGGATGCTTGAAGATATGCGCAGGATCAACCTGATCACCGAAGCCATGGCAAACGGCCTTTCTAAAGAGACCGCACCAACGGATACGCCATGA
- the mltF gene encoding membrane-bound lytic murein transglycosylase MltF, whose amino-acid sequence MAGIGMYLLFDQMGISIQDPLKQIQKRGTIRMITTNTATSYYMYRDSPMGFEYDLAKAFADHLGVALDVIVPEWNTMFDVLNSGQGDFIAAGITITESRERIALFSDPYMPVQQKFIHHKLKFGIKNLEQLAGKTIYVRKGTSYQERLEELKASGIDLKILPLKDVATEEFIRLVSEKKIKYTIADSNIALLNRRYYPDIIIGLPIQEEEYLGWAVKKTNRGLRDQINAFLEMAEETGIFAKLYEKYYGNVEIFDYFDLKKFHERIKTRLPEYKTMIKKESEKYGFDWRLIAAMIYQESHFNAKAKSRTGVRGLMQVTQETARLMGIKNRLDPKQSVKAGVKFFNMMHKRFNDIPDPRQKTRFALAAYNVGYGHVRDAQAIARQQGLDINKWTSLKKTLPLLSKRKYYEKTRHGYARGQEPVHYVERIFTYYDILRQKKH is encoded by the coding sequence GTGGCCGGCATCGGCATGTACCTGTTGTTTGACCAAATGGGAATCAGTATCCAAGACCCTTTGAAACAGATTCAAAAACGCGGCACGATTCGCATGATCACAACCAATACAGCCACATCCTATTACATGTACCGGGATTCGCCCATGGGATTTGAGTATGACCTTGCAAAGGCGTTTGCAGATCATCTTGGGGTGGCCCTTGACGTTATCGTTCCGGAGTGGAACACAATGTTTGACGTGCTCAATTCCGGGCAGGGAGATTTCATCGCCGCCGGTATTACCATAACAGAATCAAGGGAACGGATCGCATTATTTTCAGATCCCTACATGCCTGTGCAGCAAAAATTCATTCACCACAAACTAAAATTCGGCATAAAAAATCTTGAGCAGTTGGCGGGCAAAACCATTTATGTCAGAAAAGGCACCTCTTACCAGGAACGTTTAGAGGAGCTCAAAGCATCAGGTATTGATCTTAAGATTCTGCCCCTTAAAGATGTGGCCACCGAAGAATTCATCAGATTGGTTTCTGAAAAAAAAATCAAATATACCATCGCGGATTCAAACATTGCGCTGTTAAACCGCAGATACTACCCGGACATCATAATCGGGCTGCCGATTCAGGAAGAAGAGTACCTGGGGTGGGCCGTAAAAAAAACGAACAGAGGCCTGCGGGACCAAATCAATGCGTTCCTTGAGATGGCCGAAGAAACAGGTATTTTTGCTAAACTATATGAAAAGTATTACGGCAACGTGGAAATTTTTGATTATTTTGACTTAAAAAAATTTCACGAACGAATTAAAACCCGGCTGCCCGAATATAAAACGATGATTAAAAAAGAATCTGAAAAATACGGATTTGACTGGCGGCTGATCGCTGCAATGATCTACCAGGAATCCCATTTCAATGCCAAGGCAAAAAGCCGTACCGGCGTCAGGGGGCTGATGCAGGTGACACAGGAAACGGCCAGGCTGATGGGTATCAAAAATCGGCTGGATCCAAAACAGAGCGTTAAAGCCGGCGTTAAATTTTTTAACATGATGCATAAGCGCTTTAATGACATTCCAGACCCCCGGCAAAAAACACGCTTTGCGCTTGCCGCTTATAACGTGGGATATGGCCATGTCAGAGATGCCCAGGCAATTGCCCGGCAACAGGGCCTGGATATCAATAAATGGACATCCCTGAAAAAAACCCTGCCTCTTCTAAGCAAACGCAAATACTATGAAAAAACCCGGCACGGATATGCCCGGGGCCAGGAGCCGGTTCATTATGTAGAACGCATTTTCACCTATTACGACATCCTCAGGCAAAAAAAACATTAA
- a CDS encoding DUF2149 domain-containing protein, whose product MKFIKQSRPVPLLKSRYEEPLNGVANLFDVALVFIVALLLTLMSTFQVLDFFNPDSEITVMKKVKDQWQIITKKGKEIKVKKVTNHKIGGNEGFRLGTAYQLKNGRIVYIPEEKIDEID is encoded by the coding sequence ATGAAATTTATAAAACAAAGTCGGCCTGTGCCATTACTCAAATCCAGGTATGAAGAACCCCTCAACGGGGTGGCCAACCTGTTCGATGTGGCGTTGGTTTTTATTGTGGCCCTGCTTTTAACCTTGATGTCTACCTTCCAGGTTCTCGATTTCTTCAATCCGGACAGTGAAATCACCGTCATGAAAAAGGTTAAAGACCAGTGGCAGATCATCACCAAAAAGGGAAAAGAGATCAAAGTCAAAAAGGTGACAAACCATAAAATCGGCGGGAATGAAGGCTTTCGGCTCGGCACGGCCTATCAGTTGAAAAACGGCAGGATCGTTTACATCCCGGAGGAAAAAATTGATGAAATCGATTAA
- a CDS encoding TonB-dependent receptor, whose amino-acid sequence MKSGLVVLVVMLYISPIAVLAGQDVEAVHKLDEIVVTSTQKAKAVDTPASLSIITGEEIRDMGAKNIVEALSKIPGVSDSSSKSQSVIIRGNKSAMSGGPVLLIDGVPLKMGDYRYSEFDFIPVNQIERIEVLRSAGIAYGPGAARGVINVITKKSTRDGFHGDVSASYGSWDTHDENVSLSGLKNKIDFLVNAENYHTDGYEEEEENRKSVLGRFGYNLSDQTRIGLRVSHVDYDNMTAEGLKKYQWQLDNYRRNIHFPKSETDSDLLWHNEKDEKNTTAALEFSHKDHNLFFDGAFSWTTYEKDFRRTYAIYDSPTSVYYENSDQDTYVLTLSGGYHFNWGAVSYTPSAGINFEDIDNTVGRVYPYDSAKNTDKYNFDLQEKTYGIFWDNEFMFAEHWGMNLGARFDRTQVEFQDKVPNVVDESHDMISYAFAPSYHFNEKAMVYASVGRNYWFPTPRYYAWAVERGGTLNPVEDLEPEEVLTYELGYKHMFNKRFNVNATLYFSKYKDKFGTVRDESDSSHGQGNIGDADAKGIELEADGKLNRYIGYRLAAAYQEIEWTSGTALAYIHPSNTLDYTADISGKQIYWVPKFTGLLGLDFYPMDNLKVSVDMNYIGKRYVDYLNQIEYPDKTTFDLRVAYTWNQWKFWILGKNIFDEDIEYVSNSSGKLDSDGEPNNAYYVQNGAYVEAGISFHF is encoded by the coding sequence ATGAAATCCGGTTTAGTAGTTCTTGTTGTAATGCTGTACATTTCTCCGATAGCGGTATTGGCCGGACAAGATGTTGAAGCTGTTCACAAATTAGACGAAATCGTTGTCACATCAACCCAGAAGGCCAAGGCCGTTGACACACCGGCAAGCCTCTCCATCATTACCGGTGAAGAGATTCGGGATATGGGCGCTAAAAATATTGTTGAAGCGCTGTCCAAAATTCCCGGGGTCTCCGACAGCAGTTCAAAAAGCCAATCGGTCATTATTCGCGGAAACAAAAGTGCCATGTCCGGCGGTCCGGTCCTTTTGATTGACGGTGTGCCTTTGAAGATGGGGGATTACCGGTACAGTGAGTTTGACTTTATTCCCGTAAATCAGATCGAACGCATCGAAGTGCTGCGGTCGGCAGGCATTGCCTACGGTCCGGGGGCAGCCCGGGGCGTGATCAATGTGATCACCAAAAAGAGCACACGGGACGGCTTTCATGGTGATGTTTCCGCATCCTACGGCTCATGGGACACCCATGATGAAAACGTCTCCTTGTCCGGCCTGAAGAACAAGATTGATTTTTTGGTTAATGCTGAAAACTATCATACAGACGGGTATGAAGAAGAAGAGGAAAACCGTAAGTCTGTTCTGGGGCGATTTGGATACAATTTGTCTGATCAGACCCGCATCGGTCTTCGGGTCAGCCATGTGGATTATGATAACATGACGGCAGAAGGATTGAAAAAATATCAATGGCAGCTGGACAACTATCGCCGCAACATCCATTTCCCCAAAAGTGAAACCGACTCCGATCTGCTTTGGCACAACGAAAAAGATGAAAAAAATACAACGGCGGCCCTGGAGTTCTCCCATAAGGATCATAACCTGTTTTTTGACGGGGCGTTTTCCTGGACAACATATGAAAAAGATTTCAGGCGAACCTATGCCATATATGACAGTCCGACAAGCGTTTACTATGAAAATTCAGATCAGGATACATATGTGTTGACCCTGTCCGGTGGATATCATTTTAATTGGGGTGCCGTGAGTTACACCCCTTCTGCAGGGATCAATTTTGAAGATATTGATAATACCGTAGGTCGCGTATACCCATATGATTCCGCTAAAAACACAGATAAATATAATTTTGATCTCCAGGAAAAAACCTATGGGATTTTCTGGGACAACGAATTTATGTTTGCTGAGCATTGGGGAATGAATCTCGGGGCACGCTTTGACAGGACCCAGGTGGAATTTCAGGATAAGGTGCCTAATGTTGTAGATGAATCCCATGATATGATCAGTTATGCATTTGCCCCTTCCTACCATTTCAATGAAAAAGCCATGGTCTATGCTTCTGTGGGAAGAAATTACTGGTTTCCCACACCGCGATACTATGCCTGGGCTGTAGAAAGGGGCGGAACTTTGAACCCGGTTGAAGACCTTGAGCCTGAAGAGGTGCTGACATATGAACTGGGGTACAAGCATATGTTCAACAAGAGGTTCAACGTCAATGCCACACTCTATTTTTCAAAGTATAAAGATAAATTCGGTACTGTTCGGGACGAATCTGACAGCTCCCACGGCCAGGGAAATATCGGCGATGCCGATGCCAAAGGCATTGAACTTGAGGCGGACGGCAAACTGAACAGGTATATTGGATACCGGCTGGCAGCTGCTTACCAGGAGATCGAGTGGACATCCGGCACCGCCCTGGCATACATTCATCCGTCCAATACCCTGGACTATACAGCCGATATTTCCGGAAAACAGATCTACTGGGTGCCTAAATTCACAGGCCTTTTAGGCCTCGATTTTTACCCCATGGACAATCTGAAAGTCAGCGTTGACATGAACTACATCGGCAAACGGTATGTGGACTATCTGAACCAGATTGAATATCCGGACAAGACCACCTTTGATCTGCGGGTTGCCTACACATGGAATCAGTGGAAGTTCTGGATCCTGGGTAAAAATATTTTTGATGAAGATATAGAATATGTATCCAATTCATCCGGTAAGCTGGATTCCGATGGTGAACCCAACAACGCCTACTATGTTCAAAACGGTGCATATGTTGAGGCCGGGATCAGTTTTCATTTTTAA